A section of the Pseudomonas sp. FP453 genome encodes:
- a CDS encoding TspO/MBR family protein — MTFFIFLLACAAAASTGMLFKPGAWYESLVKPSFTPPNWLFPVAWTLIYLLLAWAGYRLSLIPDSQVVLALWAAQIALNTLWTPVFFGAHRILAGMVILAVLWLTVATMVVLAVRLDLITGLILFPYLAWLCVAAALNFSILRNNR, encoded by the coding sequence ATGACCTTCTTCATCTTCCTGCTCGCCTGCGCCGCCGCCGCCAGCACCGGCATGCTCTTCAAACCCGGCGCCTGGTACGAATCCCTCGTCAAACCCAGCTTCACCCCGCCCAACTGGTTGTTCCCGGTGGCGTGGACGCTGATCTACCTGCTGCTGGCCTGGGCCGGTTACCGCCTCAGCCTGATCCCGGACAGCCAAGTGGTGCTGGCGCTGTGGGCGGCGCAGATTGCCTTGAACACGTTATGGACACCGGTGTTCTTCGGCGCCCATCGCATCCTCGCCGGGATGGTTATTCTGGCGGTGCTGTGGCTGACCGTGGCGACGATGGTGGTGTTGGCGGTGCGCCTGGACTTGATCACCGGGTTGATCCTGTTCCCGTACCTGGCGTGGCTGTGTGTGGCGGCGGCGTTGAATTTCTCCATTTTGAGAAATAACCGCTGA
- a CDS encoding nucleotidyltransferase family protein, which yields MTLTVKTLLDLAMANPINAEITARLPALGLDQCFLTAGCLFQAVWNHQSNLPAAQGVKDYDVFYFDTDLSYEAEDAVIRAAEGLFEDLGVNVEVKNQARVHLWYGQRFGRPYPQLHTARQGIDRYLVAGTCIGLEVATGEVYAPYGLVDVEQGVLRINPLHPEPELFARKARSYQERWPWLQIVGAT from the coding sequence ATGACATTGACCGTCAAAACCCTGCTCGACCTGGCCATGGCCAACCCGATCAACGCCGAGATCACGGCGCGCCTGCCGGCCCTCGGCCTGGACCAGTGCTTTCTCACCGCAGGCTGCCTGTTCCAGGCGGTGTGGAATCACCAGTCGAACCTGCCTGCTGCCCAGGGCGTAAAGGACTACGACGTTTTCTACTTCGACACAGACCTGTCCTACGAAGCCGAGGACGCCGTGATTCGCGCGGCTGAGGGGTTGTTCGAGGACCTGGGCGTCAACGTTGAAGTGAAGAATCAAGCGCGGGTGCACCTTTGGTATGGCCAGCGGTTTGGCCGGCCGTATCCGCAATTGCACACGGCTCGGCAGGGGATCGACCGCTACCTGGTGGCGGGCACCTGTATTGGCCTGGAAGTGGCGACGGGCGAGGTGTATGCGCCGTATGGCTTGGTGGATGTGGAGCAGGGTGTGCTGCGGATCAACCCGTTGCACCCGGAGCCGGAATTGTTTGCGCGCAAGGCCAGGAGTTATCAGGAGCGGTGGCCTTGGCTCCAGATTGTGGGGGCCACTTAG
- a CDS encoding zinc-dependent alcohol dehydrogenase family protein — protein MARIVRIHAYGDASVLQLENIDVPAPAADEVQIQVKAFGLNRAEVMFRNHAYLQEAEFPSRLGYEAAGVVSAVGANVRDFQVGDAVSVIPPLDIARWGTYGEVANVPAYLTVKHPQNLSFVQAAASWMQYVTAWGALVEQAKLAQGDFVLVTAASSSVGLAAFQIARSVGATAIAVTRTRAKKQALLEAGAAHVIVSDEEDLVERVMALTNGQGARVVFDPIGGPGFEALTQSMAQGGILLEYGALSSEPTPFPLFTVLGRCLTLKGYLYAEIVADPAALARAKAFIVDGLASGALAPVIAKTFGLDEVQEAHRFLEANQQIGKIVVTV, from the coding sequence ATGGCCCGCATTGTCAGGATTCACGCCTACGGCGACGCAAGCGTCTTGCAACTGGAAAACATCGACGTCCCGGCGCCAGCAGCCGATGAAGTGCAAATCCAGGTCAAGGCCTTCGGCCTCAACCGCGCCGAAGTGATGTTCCGCAACCACGCCTACCTGCAAGAAGCCGAGTTCCCCAGCCGCCTGGGCTATGAAGCGGCTGGCGTGGTGAGCGCCGTCGGCGCAAACGTCCGCGACTTCCAGGTGGGCGATGCCGTCAGCGTCATCCCACCGCTCGATATCGCCCGCTGGGGCACCTACGGCGAAGTGGCCAATGTGCCCGCCTACCTCACCGTCAAACACCCGCAAAACCTCAGCTTCGTCCAAGCCGCCGCGTCGTGGATGCAATACGTCACCGCCTGGGGTGCCCTGGTGGAGCAGGCCAAGTTGGCCCAAGGCGACTTCGTGTTGGTGACTGCCGCCTCCAGCAGCGTCGGCCTCGCCGCCTTCCAGATCGCCCGCAGCGTCGGCGCTACCGCCATCGCCGTGACCCGCACCCGCGCGAAAAAACAGGCGTTGCTGGAAGCCGGCGCCGCGCATGTCATCGTCAGCGATGAAGAAGACCTGGTGGAACGTGTGATGGCGCTCACCAACGGCCAAGGCGCCCGCGTGGTGTTCGATCCCATCGGCGGGCCGGGCTTTGAAGCACTCACCCAGAGCATGGCCCAGGGCGGGATCTTGCTGGAGTACGGCGCGTTGAGTTCGGAGCCGACACCGTTTCCGTTGTTTACCGTGCTGGGCAGATGTTTGACGCTGAAGGGGTACTTGTACGCGGAGATTGTGGCCGACCCGGCTGCGTTGGCGCGGGCCAAGGCGTTTATTGTGGATGGGCTGGCTTCGGGGGCGCTGGCGCCGGTGATTGCCAAGACGTTTGGGTTGGATGAGGTGCAGGAGGCGCATCGGTTTTTGGAGGCGAACCAGCAAATCGGCAAGATTGTGGTGACGGTTTAG
- a CDS encoding GNAT family N-acetyltransferase: MSLEDPLGIRPVAADDVSQVLAFVQQARAEMFPKLSDAGMPNDLAQFEATYLQGDGRFLIACHDGQIVAAIGYLPYDNRFPQLDYQGRKTVEVMRLFVLPAFRRVGLAAALYRALEATAQAEGVEVMYLHTHPFLPGAIDFWLRQGFEVVDIDVDPVWQTTHMQRTPQI, translated from the coding sequence ATGTCCCTTGAAGACCCTCTCGGCATCCGGCCGGTGGCTGCGGATGATGTTTCACAGGTGCTGGCCTTCGTACAGCAGGCCCGCGCCGAGATGTTTCCCAAGCTCAGCGATGCCGGTATGCCGAATGATCTGGCGCAATTTGAGGCGACCTACCTTCAAGGTGACGGGCGCTTTCTGATTGCCTGTCATGACGGTCAAATCGTTGCTGCCATTGGCTACCTGCCGTATGACAACCGCTTCCCCCAGCTCGATTACCAGGGCCGCAAGACGGTGGAAGTGATGCGCTTGTTTGTGCTGCCGGCATTTCGTCGCGTTGGCTTGGCGGCGGCGTTGTATCGCGCATTAGAGGCAACGGCGCAGGCGGAGGGGGTGGAGGTGATGTACCTGCATACCCATCCGTTTTTGCCGGGGGCGATTGATTTTTGGCTTCGGCAGGGGTTTGAAGTGGTTGATATCGACGTGGACCCGGTGTGGCAGACAACGCATATGCAGCGAACACCCCAGATCTAA
- a CDS encoding LysR family transcriptional regulator, which translates to MDRLTLMATFVKAVELGSFSAVADELNLSPQLIGKQVKMLEQHLGVSLLHRTTRKQSLTDFGRTFYQRAKLILADMYAAEEMAAVTRGVPSGRLRINAPVTFGVSTLAPRLLEYMVKFPQVAVDLTLSNELVDLVEDGYDVVFRIGELADSGLKALPLKPYQMVLCAAPAYLARRPAISSPWDLQEHECLAFAYSDGRSHLHFEGPQGRVEVPITSRLTINQGDPLLSAAVAGLGVVLLPQELVHDALRKGTLLALLPGYTVPASPMNLLYAADRRVTPKVRSFVDFVKGAFGRDLMKTAP; encoded by the coding sequence ATGGATCGTCTTACCTTGATGGCCACGTTCGTCAAAGCCGTGGAGCTGGGCTCGTTCAGTGCGGTGGCGGATGAGCTGAACCTGTCACCGCAACTGATCGGCAAGCAGGTGAAGATGCTGGAGCAGCACTTGGGGGTGTCGCTGCTGCACCGCACCACGCGCAAGCAGAGCCTGACCGACTTTGGCCGCACCTTCTACCAACGCGCCAAGCTGATCCTGGCAGACATGTACGCCGCCGAAGAAATGGCCGCCGTGACCCGTGGCGTGCCCAGCGGGCGCCTGCGCATCAATGCGCCGGTGACGTTTGGCGTGAGTACGTTGGCCCCGCGTTTGCTGGAGTATATGGTCAAGTTTCCCCAGGTGGCGGTGGACCTGACCTTGTCCAATGAGCTGGTGGACCTGGTGGAGGATGGCTATGACGTGGTGTTCCGCATCGGCGAATTGGCTGACAGCGGCTTGAAGGCCTTGCCCCTCAAACCCTATCAGATGGTGCTCTGCGCGGCGCCGGCCTACTTGGCCCGCCGCCCAGCGATCAGCAGCCCATGGGATTTGCAGGAGCATGAATGCCTGGCGTTTGCCTATTCGGACGGGCGCTCACACCTGCACTTCGAAGGCCCACAGGGGCGGGTGGAGGTGCCGATTACAAGCCGTTTGACGATTAATCAGGGTGACCCGCTGCTGTCGGCGGCCGTGGCCGGGTTGGGCGTGGTGTTGTTGCCCCAGGAACTGGTGCATGACGCGCTGCGCAAAGGCACGCTGCTGGCGTTGCTACCGGGTTACACCGTGCCGGCCTCGCCGATGAACCTGCTGTATGCGGCGGATCGGCGGGTGACGCCGAAGGTGCGCAGTTTTGTCGATTTTGTGAAAGGTGCGTTTGGCCGGGATCTCATGAAAACAGCCCCTTGA